A portion of the Oxynema aestuarii AP17 genome contains these proteins:
- a CDS encoding DHH family phosphoesterase — MVNKSVGESNDRQSPVPIDEETATPPAQVAQLWLSPEISEKAKQLQQVLERHRGDRQLVVLQDFPDPDAMSCAWAYKLIAAQYDIECEIIYAGALSHQENIALVKLAGLPVQRWPVDIAKTKDLSEYHGCVLIDNQGTTSQLTTLVKASEIPIVVIIDHHSLQEELNAEFADIRPHIRATATILSQYLQANLLTLDTNNTDHVKCATALMHGLRADTAQLRQAQEEDFLAAAFLSRYYDPQLITSVLQASRSKRVMDVIERSLKNRIVQNSFCIAGVGYLRYDDRDAIPQAADFLVTEENVHTAVVYGIVHDEDEDIELVTGSLRTNKLTLDPDEFLKEAFGQDSHGRFFGGGRSQAGGFEIPMGFLSGTNESKEYAKMKWEVFDIQIKQKLLKLVSPKDDIMTAD, encoded by the coding sequence ATGGTGAATAAATCCGTGGGAGAATCTAACGATCGTCAAAGTCCGGTGCCTATCGATGAAGAAACGGCGACCCCACCCGCTCAGGTTGCCCAGCTTTGGCTCTCTCCAGAGATCTCCGAGAAAGCAAAACAATTACAGCAGGTCTTGGAACGCCATCGGGGCGATCGCCAATTGGTCGTCTTGCAAGATTTTCCCGACCCCGATGCCATGTCTTGCGCTTGGGCGTACAAGCTGATTGCCGCCCAATATGACATCGAATGCGAGATTATCTACGCCGGGGCCTTGAGTCATCAAGAAAACATCGCCCTGGTCAAATTAGCCGGGTTACCCGTGCAACGCTGGCCCGTAGACATCGCCAAAACTAAAGATTTATCGGAATATCACGGCTGCGTTCTCATTGACAACCAAGGAACGACCAGCCAACTGACCACCTTGGTCAAAGCCAGTGAAATTCCGATCGTCGTCATTATCGACCACCACAGCTTACAAGAAGAGTTAAACGCCGAATTTGCCGATATTCGACCCCACATCCGCGCCACGGCCACGATTTTGAGCCAGTACCTGCAAGCCAATTTACTCACCCTGGATACGAACAACACCGATCACGTCAAGTGCGCCACGGCCCTGATGCACGGGTTGCGCGCCGATACGGCCCAGTTGCGACAGGCGCAAGAAGAAGATTTTTTAGCCGCCGCGTTTCTCAGTCGCTATTACGACCCCCAACTGATTACCTCAGTGTTGCAAGCTTCCCGTTCCAAACGAGTGATGGATGTGATCGAGCGATCGCTGAAAAATCGGATCGTCCAAAATAGTTTTTGTATTGCCGGAGTGGGATACTTACGTTACGACGATCGCGACGCTATCCCGCAAGCGGCGGACTTTCTAGTCACCGAAGAAAACGTACATACCGCCGTGGTCTACGGGATCGTTCACGACGAAGACGAAGATATCGAATTGGTCACCGGGTCGTTGAGAACCAATAAGTTAACCTTAGACCCGGACGAATTTCTCAAAGAAGCTTTCGGACAAGACAGTCACGGGCGCTTTTTCGGCGGCGGGCGATCGCAAGCAGGCGGTTTCGAGATCCCGATGGGGTTTCTCTCGGGAACGAATGAAAGCAAAGAATACGCCAAGATGAAATGGGAAGTCTTCGACATCCAAATCAAGCAAAAATTGCTGAAATTGGTTTCCCCAAAAGATGACATCATGACCGCAGATTGA
- a CDS encoding HNH endonuclease has translation MAKVLVLNASYEPLNITSWRRAIVLLLKGKAVEVEHNGKLIYSDFPLPTVIRLRHYVRVPYKEIPLTRRNILHRDSHCCQYCGYLGDELTLDHVIPRSRGGGDTWENLVTACVRCNVKKGNRTPDESKMPLLKNPRKPYSSLYFEITKHLKTGMHQEWQKYVIGA, from the coding sequence ATGGCCAAGGTTCTAGTCCTGAACGCCTCCTACGAACCGCTCAATATCACGAGCTGGAGGCGGGCGATCGTCTTATTACTCAAAGGCAAAGCAGTGGAAGTCGAGCATAACGGTAAGTTGATTTATTCCGACTTTCCCCTCCCGACCGTGATCCGACTTCGGCATTACGTGCGAGTGCCTTATAAAGAAATTCCGCTTACCCGCCGGAATATCCTGCATCGAGACAGTCACTGTTGTCAGTATTGCGGCTATCTCGGCGACGAATTAACCCTCGATCACGTCATCCCGCGATCGCGCGGCGGTGGAGACACCTGGGAAAACCTGGTCACTGCTTGCGTTCGTTGCAACGTCAAAAAAGGCAATCGCACCCCGGACGAAAGTAAGATGCCCTTGTTAAAGAACCCGCGCAAACCTTACAGCAGTTTGTACTTCGAGATAACCAAACATCTCAAAACTGGAATGCACCAAGAATGGCAAAAATATGTCATTGGCGCCTGA
- a CDS encoding adenylate/guanylate cyclase domain-containing protein, which yields MNWLGSLSIDRSRSLQLATLLKARLSRRIALWVFISIVIVEAIILLPSAYRRQQEILDRLEDVGLTTIAPLLRLCGETITAEKIDRVAKQLMPDSRLKGLAVYRDNGERITIFDEAPALTFEDFKNGTFTRRSPDGDRYDVMKTVLQNNREYLIVARLDASHVRWEVKAFIGRIVLLVIFICIFVTLATMLALGKTVILPILKLHRSLLAVANTQVENEKDLDRHLIEIARRDELGEAMEAFNCMTRQIAENVAELKDQKRQLNLLFDEVKSSRDRSEKLLLNILPAPIAEQLQQGVSPIAESFNDITVLFADIVGFTPLASQMSPGELVELLNEIFSAFDRLTERYQLEKIKTIGDAYMVVSGLPMPNPDCAGAIAQMALEMQAELDRIATEKAYSLAMRIGIHSGPVVAGVIGVKKFSYDLWGDTVNTASRMESHGKSGHIHVSEVTYEKLRDRFEFRPRGRIEVKGKGEMMTYLLLGKKANLRRGSNPVESSG from the coding sequence ATGAATTGGTTAGGCTCGTTATCGATCGACCGATCGCGATCGCTCCAGCTTGCAACCTTGCTCAAAGCCCGCCTTTCTCGACGAATTGCCCTGTGGGTTTTCATCAGTATTGTCATCGTCGAAGCCATCATTTTATTGCCCTCGGCTTATCGCCGCCAACAAGAAATTTTAGATCGCTTGGAAGATGTCGGGCTGACCACGATCGCCCCCTTGCTGCGCTTGTGTGGCGAAACGATTACGGCGGAAAAAATCGATCGTGTTGCCAAACAATTGATGCCGGATTCTCGCTTGAAAGGGCTGGCGGTTTATCGGGATAATGGGGAACGGATTACGATCTTTGACGAAGCGCCCGCCTTAACCTTTGAAGATTTTAAAAATGGCACGTTCACTCGGCGATCGCCCGACGGCGATCGTTACGATGTCATGAAAACTGTATTACAAAATAACCGGGAATATCTAATTGTCGCGCGCCTCGATGCTTCTCACGTGCGCTGGGAGGTCAAAGCGTTTATCGGTCGGATCGTGTTACTGGTGATTTTTATTTGTATTTTCGTGACGTTAGCGACGATGCTCGCATTAGGAAAAACGGTTATTTTACCGATTTTAAAACTGCACCGATCTTTATTAGCTGTCGCCAACACTCAAGTTGAAAATGAAAAAGACCTCGATCGCCACCTGATCGAGATCGCCCGTCGGGACGAACTCGGAGAAGCAATGGAAGCGTTTAATTGCATGACCCGACAAATTGCCGAAAATGTCGCCGAACTGAAAGATCAGAAAAGACAATTAAATCTATTATTTGACGAAGTTAAATCATCGCGCGATCGCTCCGAAAAGCTCTTATTAAATATTCTCCCGGCGCCGATCGCCGAACAATTGCAACAAGGAGTTTCGCCGATCGCCGAAAGTTTTAACGATATCACTGTTTTATTTGCCGACATTGTCGGATTTACGCCCTTGGCGAGCCAAATGTCCCCGGGAGAATTAGTCGAATTACTCAACGAAATCTTTTCCGCATTCGATCGCCTCACCGAACGCTATCAATTAGAGAAAATTAAAACCATTGGCGATGCGTATATGGTCGTCAGTGGGTTACCGATGCCGAATCCCGATTGTGCGGGAGCGATCGCCCAGATGGCCCTAGAAATGCAAGCCGAACTCGATCGCATTGCGACAGAAAAAGCCTATTCCCTGGCGATGCGAATCGGAATTCATAGCGGTCCGGTCGTGGCGGGAGTGATTGGGGTCAAAAAATTCAGTTACGATTTATGGGGCGATACAGTCAACACCGCCAGTCGCATGGAATCCCACGGAAAAAGCGGTCATATTCACGTGAGTGAAGTGACTTATGAAAAATTGCGCGATCGCTTCGAGTTTCGACCCCGTGGCAGGATTGAAGTCAAAGGGAAAGGTGAAATGATGACTTACTTGTTATTGGGGAAAAAAGCGAATCTGCGCCGAGGGTCAAACCCGGTAGAATCGTCGGGGTAA